The sequence CTACTACGTCTAACACACTAACATTTTCTGCATTAACAACAGAAACGTTTGGCAAGTTACGAGCAGACAGTGCTACATTATCGTTATCATTTTCAAGAACCACTAATACTTTAGAATCAACACTCAAGTTTGTTAAAACTTGTTTGAATTCTTTTGTTTTAGGAGCTTCAAATTGTAACGTATCAACTACTACTAAATTATTTTCTGCAACTTTTTCTGATAAAACAGATTTAATTGCTAAACGACGAACTTTTCTAGGAAGTTTGTAGCTGTAAGAACGTGGTGTTGGTCCGAAGACAACGCCACCGCCACGCCATTGTGGTGAACGGATTGATCCTTGACGTGCACGTCCAGTTCCTTTTTGGCGCCATGGTT comes from Vagococcus entomophilus and encodes:
- the rplD gene encoding 50S ribosomal protein L4, with protein sequence MPTVALFKQDGTQNGEVTLNEAVFGIEPNESVVYDAILMHRASLRQGTHAVKNRSAVRGGGRKPWRQKGTGRARQGSIRSPQWRGGGVVFGPTPRSYSYKLPRKVRRLAIKSVLSEKVAENNLVVVDTLQFEAPKTKEFKQVLTNLSVDSKVLVVLENDNDNVALSARNLPNVSVVNAENVSVLDVVANDKLLFTQTALTQVEEVLA